In one window of Pseudomonas sp. IAC-BECa141 DNA:
- a CDS encoding fatty acid--CoA ligase: MLQTRVIPPAEGAYQYPLLIKRLLMSGARYEKTREIIYRDQLRYSYPTLIERVARLANVLTAAGVKAGDTVAVMDWDSHRYLECMFAIPMIGAVIHTINVRLSPEQILYTMNHAEDRFVLVNSEFVGLYQAIAPHLTTVEKTLLLTDLPEKNADLPNLVGEYEQLLAAASPLYDFQDFDENSVATTFYTTGTTGNPKGVYFTHRQLVLHTMGVSTIMGAIDSVRLLGTNDVYMPITPMFHVHAWGLPYVATMLGLKQVYPGRYDPEFLVELWRKEKVTFSHCVPTILQMVLNAKGAQDTDFGGWKIVIGGSALNRTLYETAKSKGIQLTAAYGMSETGPLVSCAHLNDELMAGTEDERTTYRIKAGVPGPLVEAAIIDSEGNFLPADGETQGELVLRAPWLTEGYFNEPQKGAELWAGGWLHTGDVATIDSMGVIDIRDRIKDVIKTGGEWISSLDLEDLISRHVAVREVAVVGIADPQWGERPFALLVVREGHAIGARELKEHLKPFVELGHLSKWAIPSQIALVTEIPKTSVGKLDKKRIRLDITEWQANNSTFLSTL; encoded by the coding sequence ATGTTGCAGACTCGCGTTATTCCGCCCGCCGAAGGGGCGTACCAGTATCCACTGCTGATTAAACGGCTGCTGATGTCGGGCGCCCGTTACGAGAAAACCCGCGAGATCATCTACCGTGACCAGTTGCGCTACAGCTACCCGACCTTGATCGAGCGGGTCGCGCGGCTGGCCAACGTGCTGACGGCGGCCGGCGTAAAGGCCGGTGATACCGTGGCGGTGATGGACTGGGACAGCCATCGCTACCTCGAATGCATGTTTGCGATCCCGATGATCGGCGCGGTGATCCACACCATCAACGTGCGCCTGTCGCCGGAACAGATTCTCTACACCATGAACCACGCCGAGGACCGCTTCGTGCTGGTCAACAGCGAGTTCGTCGGGCTTTACCAGGCCATCGCGCCACACCTGACCACGGTGGAGAAAACCCTGCTGCTGACCGATCTGCCGGAAAAAAACGCCGATCTGCCGAACCTGGTGGGCGAGTACGAGCAACTGCTGGCGGCGGCGAGTCCGCTGTACGACTTCCAGGACTTCGACGAAAACTCGGTCGCCACCACGTTCTACACCACGGGCACCACCGGCAATCCGAAGGGTGTGTACTTCACCCATCGGCAACTGGTGCTGCACACCATGGGTGTGTCGACCATCATGGGCGCCATCGACAGCGTGCGGCTGCTGGGCACCAACGACGTGTACATGCCGATCACCCCGATGTTCCACGTGCATGCCTGGGGCCTGCCGTATGTGGCGACCATGCTCGGGCTCAAGCAGGTTTATCCGGGGCGTTACGACCCGGAATTTCTGGTCGAGCTGTGGCGCAAGGAAAAGGTCACGTTTTCCCACTGCGTGCCGACCATCCTGCAGATGGTTCTCAACGCCAAGGGCGCGCAAGACACCGATTTCGGCGGCTGGAAAATCGTCATCGGTGGCAGTGCGCTCAATCGCACGCTGTATGAAACGGCCAAGAGCAAGGGCATTCAACTGACGGCCGCGTATGGCATGTCGGAAACCGGGCCGTTGGTCTCTTGCGCGCATTTGAACGATGAGTTGATGGCGGGCACCGAAGACGAGCGCACTACTTACCGGATCAAGGCCGGCGTGCCGGGACCGTTGGTCGAGGCGGCGATCATCGACAGCGAGGGCAATTTCCTCCCGGCCGACGGTGAAACCCAAGGCGAACTGGTGCTGCGCGCACCGTGGCTGACCGAAGGCTATTTCAACGAACCGCAGAAGGGCGCCGAGCTGTGGGCCGGAGGCTGGTTGCACACCGGTGACGTCGCCACGATCGACAGCATGGGCGTGATCGACATCCGCGACCGGATCAAGGACGTGATCAAGACCGGCGGCGAATGGATTTCCTCGCTGGATCTCGAAGACCTGATCAGTCGCCATGTCGCGGTACGTGAAGTAGCAGTGGTGGGCATTGCCGATCCACAGTGGGGCGAGCGTCCATTTGCCTTGCTGGTGGTCCGCGAAGGGCATGCCATCGGGGCGCGCGAGCTCAAGGAACACCTCAAGCCATTCGTTGAATTGGGGCACTTGAGCAAGTGGGCGATCCCGAGCCAGATCGCGCTTGTTACTGAAATTCCCAAGACCAGTGTCGGCAAGCTCGACAAGAAGCGCATCCGCCTCGACATCACCGAATGGCAGGCCAACAACAGCACCTTCCTCTCGACGCTCTGA
- a CDS encoding LysE family translocator: MYWTEFLTVALIHLLAVASPGPDFAVVVRESVTHGRRAGTWTALGVGTAIFLHVGYSLLGIGLIVSQSIVLFNALKWAAAAYLLYIGFKALRAQPAKTVTDDLHKEAGERTARGAFTSGFVTNGLNPKATLFFLSLFTVVINPHTPLAVQAGYGIYLAAATATWFCLVAMLFSQQRVRAGFARMGHWFDRTMGAVLIAIGVKLAFTEMH, encoded by the coding sequence ATGTACTGGACCGAATTCTTGACCGTTGCCCTGATCCACCTGTTGGCCGTCGCCAGCCCCGGTCCTGATTTCGCCGTGGTGGTGCGCGAGAGCGTGACCCACGGGCGTCGCGCCGGCACCTGGACGGCACTGGGTGTGGGCACGGCGATTTTCCTGCACGTCGGTTATTCGCTGCTGGGGATCGGCCTGATCGTTTCCCAATCGATCGTGCTGTTCAACGCTCTGAAATGGGCCGCCGCCGCTTATCTGCTGTACATCGGTTTCAAGGCCCTGCGTGCGCAACCGGCGAAAACCGTGACCGATGATCTGCACAAAGAGGCCGGCGAGCGCACCGCACGTGGCGCCTTCACCTCAGGCTTCGTGACCAACGGCCTGAACCCGAAAGCCACGCTGTTTTTCCTGTCGCTGTTCACCGTGGTGATCAATCCGCACACGCCACTGGCAGTGCAGGCCGGTTACGGCATTTACCTGGCGGCTGCGACTGCAACCTGGTTCTGCCTGGTGGCGATGCTGTTCAGCCAGCAGCGCGTGCGTGCCGGTTTCGCCCGCATGGGCCACTGGTTCGACCGCACCATGGGCGCGGTGCTGATCGCCATCGGCGTGAAACTCGCGTTCACCGAGATGCATTGA
- a CDS encoding 2-hydroxyacid dehydrogenase: MTNAHRAVFLDHPSLDLGDLDLSPLRDCFSDLQLFPQTLPGQVSDRLQGATVAISNKVLIDAAAMAANPQLKLILITATGTNNVDLAAARAHGITVCNCQGYGTPSVAQHTIMLLLNLATRLADYQKAVGEGRWRQAKQFCLLDYPIVELEGKTLGLLGHGELGGAVARLAEAFGMRVLLGQIPGRPARPDRLPLEELLPQIDALTLHCPLNEHTRHFIGARELAAMKPGAFVVNTARGGLIDEQALADALRSGHLGGAATDVLSIEPPTNGNPLLAVDIPRLIVTPHNAWGSREARQRIVGQLVENTQAFYSGKALRVVS, encoded by the coding sequence ATGACGAACGCCCACCGCGCCGTATTCCTCGATCACCCGTCGCTGGATCTTGGCGATCTCGATCTGAGCCCTTTGCGTGACTGCTTCAGCGATCTGCAACTGTTCCCCCAGACGTTGCCTGGGCAAGTGAGCGACCGCCTGCAAGGGGCGACCGTGGCGATCAGCAACAAGGTCCTGATCGACGCCGCCGCCATGGCCGCCAACCCACAATTGAAACTGATCCTGATCACGGCTACCGGCACCAATAACGTCGATCTGGCCGCCGCCCGTGCCCACGGCATCACCGTGTGCAACTGTCAGGGTTACGGCACGCCGTCAGTGGCGCAGCACACGATCATGCTGCTGCTCAACCTCGCCACGCGCCTGGCCGATTATCAAAAAGCCGTCGGCGAGGGCCGCTGGCGACAAGCGAAACAGTTCTGCCTGCTGGATTACCCGATCGTCGAGCTGGAAGGCAAAACCCTGGGTTTGCTCGGACACGGTGAACTCGGCGGCGCAGTCGCGCGACTGGCCGAAGCCTTCGGCATGCGCGTGTTGCTGGGGCAGATTCCGGGGCGCCCGGCCCGTCCGGATCGCCTGCCGCTGGAAGAATTGCTGCCGCAGATCGACGCCCTGACCCTGCACTGCCCGCTCAACGAACATACCCGGCATTTCATCGGAGCCCGCGAACTCGCCGCGATGAAACCCGGCGCCTTCGTGGTCAATACCGCCCGTGGCGGGCTGATCGACGAACAGGCCCTGGCCGATGCCCTGCGCAGCGGTCATCTGGGCGGCGCGGCCACCGATGTGCTGAGCATCGAACCACCGACCAACGGCAATCCGCTGCTGGCGGTCGACATCCCACGCCTGATCGTCACGCCGCACAACGCCTGGGGCAGCCGCGAAGCGCGGCAACGAATCGTCGGCCAACTGGTGGAAAACACCCAGGCGTTCTACAGCGGTAAGGCGCTGCGGGTCGTCAGTTGA
- a CDS encoding class I SAM-dependent methyltransferase, with the protein MDPRSEVLLRQAELFQGSVLLAGLPADDLLGRLPDAFGWCWHAGDQAALDARFEGRSHFGVNVPEREFTSAVVFLPKAKDLTDYILNAVAARLAGREVYLVGEKRSGIEGASKQLNPFGKPRKLDSARHCQLWQVTVANAPQAKPLESLAQTYELPLAEGPLKVISLPGVFSHGRLDRGSALLLEHLDKLPSGHLLDFGCGAGVLGAAVKRRYPHNQVTLLDVDAFAAASSRLTLAANGLEADVLTGDGIDAAPMGLNAILSNPPFHVGVHTDYFATENLLRKAAKHLKNGGELRLVANSFLKYQPLIEEHLGVCAIKAEGNGFRIYRAKRG; encoded by the coding sequence ATGGATCCGCGCAGTGAAGTACTGCTTCGTCAGGCCGAGTTATTCCAGGGTTCGGTATTGTTGGCCGGTTTGCCTGCCGATGATTTGCTGGGGCGTCTGCCCGACGCGTTTGGATGGTGCTGGCACGCCGGCGATCAGGCCGCACTCGATGCGCGTTTCGAAGGTCGCAGCCATTTTGGCGTAAACGTGCCGGAACGCGAATTCACCAGCGCCGTGGTGTTCCTGCCCAAGGCCAAGGACCTGACCGATTACATCCTCAATGCCGTGGCTGCGCGTCTGGCCGGGCGCGAGGTGTATCTGGTCGGGGAAAAGCGCAGCGGCATCGAAGGCGCGTCCAAACAGCTCAACCCGTTCGGCAAACCACGCAAGCTCGACAGCGCGCGCCATTGCCAATTGTGGCAAGTGACCGTGGCCAATGCCCCGCAAGCCAAACCACTGGAAAGCCTGGCGCAGACTTACGAACTGCCGCTGGCCGAAGGCCCATTGAAGGTCATCAGCCTGCCGGGCGTATTCAGCCACGGCCGACTGGATCGCGGCAGTGCCCTGCTGCTGGAACACCTGGACAAACTGCCGAGCGGACATTTGCTGGACTTCGGTTGCGGCGCCGGCGTGCTCGGCGCGGCGGTCAAGCGTCGTTACCCGCACAATCAGGTCACGTTGCTCGATGTTGACGCCTTCGCTGCCGCCAGCAGCCGTTTGACTCTGGCGGCCAACGGTCTGGAAGCCGATGTGCTGACCGGTGACGGCATCGACGCCGCACCGATGGGTTTGAACGCGATTTTGAGCAATCCGCCGTTCCATGTCGGCGTTCACACCGACTATTTCGCCACCGAGAACTTGCTGCGAAAAGCGGCCAAACATCTGAAAAACGGCGGTGAACTGCGCCTGGTTGCGAACAGCTTCCTGAAGTATCAACCGTTGATCGAAGAGCATCTCGGAGTCTGCGCGATCAAGGCCGAAGGCAATGGTTTCCGGATTTACCGGGCCAAGCGCGGCTAA
- a CDS encoding TMEM165/GDT1 family protein encodes MLDSLLVPTAIVALAEIGDKTQLLALILAARFRKPWPIIAGIVAATLANHAAAGAVGAWFGSFFSDSVLHWILAASFAATALWTLVPDKMDDDEASTARKFGPFLTTLIAFFLAEIGDKTQIATVMLAAQYPELWLVIIGTTAGMLIANVPVVLAGNFAAEKLPLTLIRRLAASAFLILAIVAVYKAMQSSGWV; translated from the coding sequence ATGCTGGACTCGTTACTCGTTCCCACCGCAATCGTTGCCTTGGCCGAAATCGGCGACAAGACGCAACTGCTCGCGCTGATTCTCGCCGCTCGCTTCCGCAAACCCTGGCCGATCATTGCCGGTATCGTCGCTGCGACCCTGGCCAACCACGCAGCAGCCGGTGCGGTTGGCGCCTGGTTCGGCAGCTTCTTCTCGGATTCCGTCCTGCACTGGATTCTCGCCGCGAGCTTCGCCGCCACCGCCCTGTGGACGCTGGTGCCGGACAAGATGGATGACGATGAAGCCAGCACCGCCCGCAAGTTCGGGCCATTCCTGACCACGCTGATCGCGTTCTTCCTGGCGGAAATCGGCGACAAGACCCAGATCGCCACGGTGATGCTGGCCGCGCAATACCCGGAGCTGTGGCTGGTGATTATCGGCACCACGGCGGGCATGCTGATCGCCAACGTGCCGGTGGTACTGGCGGGTAATTTTGCAGCAGAGAAACTGCCGTTGACCCTGATCCGTCGACTGGCCGCCTCGGCGTTCCTGATCCTGGCGATCGTTGCGGTGTACAAGGCGATGCAGAGCAGCGGCTGGGTTTGA
- a CDS encoding M48 family metallopeptidase yields the protein MNKTLVVSALSAALLLAGCQSVNTTSGGAVGVERKQYMFSMLSSQEVDQMYAQSYQKTVGEASSKGVLDKTSNDAKRIQAIANRLIAQAPNFRPDSAQWKWEVNLIKSDELNANCGPGGKIIFYTGLIDSLKLTDDEIAAVMGHEIAHALREHGREAMSKAYGIEMAKQGAGALLGLGQDSLALADTVANYGMTLPNSRANENEADLIGLELAARAGYNPNAAITLWNKMSKASEGAPPEFMSTHPASSSRIASLEAAIPKVMPLYEKAPKS from the coding sequence ATGAACAAGACATTGGTTGTAAGTGCACTGAGCGCGGCGCTGTTGCTGGCCGGTTGTCAGTCGGTCAACACCACCAGCGGCGGTGCCGTGGGCGTGGAGCGCAAGCAGTACATGTTCAGCATGCTGTCCTCGCAAGAGGTCGACCAGATGTATGCCCAGTCCTATCAGAAGACCGTGGGCGAAGCGTCCAGCAAGGGCGTGCTGGACAAGACCAGCAACGATGCCAAGCGCATTCAGGCCATCGCCAACCGGCTGATCGCCCAGGCACCGAATTTCCGTCCGGATTCGGCGCAGTGGAAGTGGGAAGTGAACCTGATCAAGAGCGACGAACTCAACGCCAACTGCGGTCCTGGCGGCAAGATCATTTTCTACACCGGGCTGATCGACAGCCTGAAACTCACCGACGACGAAATCGCTGCGGTCATGGGCCATGAAATCGCCCACGCCCTGCGCGAGCACGGTCGTGAAGCAATGTCCAAGGCCTATGGCATCGAAATGGCCAAGCAGGGCGCCGGTGCGTTGCTCGGCCTGGGTCAGGACAGCCTGGCGCTGGCGGACACCGTGGCCAACTACGGCATGACGCTGCCCAACAGTCGCGCCAACGAAAACGAAGCCGACCTGATCGGCCTGGAACTGGCCGCACGTGCCGGCTACAACCCGAATGCCGCGATCACCCTGTGGAACAAGATGAGCAAGGCGTCCGAAGGTGCACCGCCAGAATTCATGAGCACTCACCCGGCGTCGTCCAGCCGGATCGCTTCCCTGGAAGCGGCAATTCCGAAGGTCATGCCGCTGTACGAGAAAGCGCCCAAGTCCTGA
- a CDS encoding methyl-accepting chemotaxis protein: MAEIDQVATAVQEMTATAQDVARNATQAAQAASHADQAAAQGMQIVRDTSNSIGVLAVEIGKAVDVVQTLAKDSENINAILIAIRGIAEQTNLLALNAAIEAARAGEQGRGFAVVADEVRNLAQKTQQATEEIQSMIQQLQQGTRDVVRVMEDSQNRTDESVQHAAKAAEALETITQAVSVINDMNTQIASAAEEQSAVADDINRNVINIGQVANEVAGGADESSSASADLTKLAEQQRRLINQFKV, translated from the coding sequence ATGGCAGAAATCGATCAGGTCGCCACTGCCGTGCAGGAAATGACCGCCACCGCCCAGGACGTGGCGCGCAATGCGACCCAGGCGGCGCAAGCCGCCAGCCATGCGGATCAGGCAGCGGCGCAAGGCATGCAGATCGTGCGCGACACCTCCAATTCGATTGGCGTGCTGGCCGTGGAAATCGGCAAGGCCGTGGATGTAGTGCAGACGCTGGCCAAGGACAGCGAAAACATCAACGCGATCCTCATCGCCATTCGCGGGATCGCCGAGCAGACCAACCTGCTGGCCCTCAACGCGGCGATCGAAGCCGCCCGTGCCGGTGAGCAGGGACGCGGTTTTGCAGTAGTGGCCGATGAGGTGCGCAATCTGGCGCAGAAAACCCAGCAGGCCACCGAAGAAATCCAGAGCATGATCCAGCAACTGCAACAGGGCACCCGCGATGTGGTGCGGGTCATGGAAGACAGCCAGAATCGCACCGATGAAAGCGTGCAGCACGCGGCCAAGGCCGCCGAGGCGCTGGAGACCATCACTCAGGCAGTGTCGGTGATCAACGACATGAACACCCAGATCGCCAGCGCTGCCGAAGAACAGAGCGCGGTGGCCGACGACATCAACCGCAACGTGATCAATATCGGTCAGGTGGCCAATGAAGTGGCCGGTGGCGCGGATGAGTCGAGTTCGGCGAGTGCCGATCTGACCAAACTGGCGGAGCAGCAGCGGCGGTTGATCAACCAGTTCAAGGTGTAA
- a CDS encoding SOS response-associated peptidase, producing MCGRYALFRWNRDFANLPGFPADQQAQWNISPNDSVLMLRAEPDGQRALARARWGLTPPWLTDLSRTPAHARAETVAEQPMFREALRLRRCLLPANGFYEWRGTTRKRPYWLTPGEGSSLFFAAIWEAYPVQEQVWLSTAVITQPAASQRRPLILDEAGQEAWLDPETPLHVLQGLLASEPATLRERVLANLVNDPKLNGPECLTPA from the coding sequence ATGTGTGGACGTTATGCCCTGTTTCGCTGGAACCGCGATTTCGCGAACCTGCCCGGTTTTCCTGCCGACCAGCAGGCGCAGTGGAACATTTCCCCCAACGATTCGGTATTGATGCTGCGCGCCGAACCCGACGGCCAGCGCGCGCTGGCCCGTGCCCGTTGGGGGCTGACACCGCCGTGGCTGACCGATCTTTCTCGTACGCCGGCCCACGCCCGGGCCGAAACCGTCGCCGAGCAACCGATGTTCCGTGAGGCCCTGCGCCTGCGCCGTTGCCTGTTGCCGGCCAACGGCTTCTACGAATGGCGCGGCACCACGCGCAAGCGTCCGTACTGGCTGACGCCGGGGGAAGGTTCTTCGTTGTTTTTTGCGGCGATCTGGGAAGCGTATCCGGTGCAGGAACAAGTCTGGCTGAGCACGGCGGTCATTACCCAGCCTGCGGCCAGTCAGCGCCGACCGTTGATTCTTGATGAGGCCGGGCAGGAAGCGTGGCTCGATCCCGAAACGCCACTGCATGTCCTGCAGGGTTTGCTCGCCAGCGAACCTGCGACTTTGCGCGAGCGGGTGCTGGCGAACCTGGTCAATGATCCGAAGCTCAACGGGCCGGAGTGTTTGACCCCGGCCTGA
- a CDS encoding putative signal transducing protein: MQRIYEPENLMEGEMLKGMLASEGIEAHLVGRDLLGGTGELPIFGLLGLSVDDDQAEYARELISAYNAALPLPGDEPDSYPGTLVC, from the coding sequence ATGCAGCGAATCTACGAGCCGGAAAACCTGATGGAAGGCGAGATGCTCAAGGGCATGCTCGCCAGCGAAGGCATCGAGGCGCACCTGGTCGGGCGCGATCTGCTGGGCGGTACGGGCGAGTTGCCGATCTTCGGTCTGTTGGGCCTGTCGGTGGATGACGACCAGGCGGAATACGCCCGCGAGCTGATCAGTGCGTACAATGCCGCGCTGCCGCTGCCCGGCGATGAACCGGACAGCTATCCCGGGACGCTGGTCTGTTAG
- a CDS encoding CPXCG motif-containing cysteine-rich protein, producing the protein MLESAVYECPYCGEEVETTVDLSGGDQTYIEDCQVCCRPITFVLQVHGEDWFLEVFSENE; encoded by the coding sequence ATGCTGGAAAGCGCAGTATATGAATGTCCGTATTGTGGTGAAGAGGTCGAGACGACCGTGGATCTCTCCGGTGGCGACCAGACTTATATTGAGGACTGTCAGGTCTGTTGTCGGCCGATCACCTTTGTGTTGCAGGTCCATGGAGAGGACTGGTTTCTGGAAGTCTTCAGCGAAAACGAGTGA